The Microbacterium esteraromaticum genome contains the following window.
CAGTTCCAGCAGGAGCATCCGTCGTCGGTCGCCGGCGTCGCGATCCGCCGGCTCCTGCCCGCCGAGGCCGTCCTCGCGGGCGGCCGCACCCCCGGAGTGCCCCACCAACCCGGCCAGACGCCGTGGGTGAGCGCCCAGGACGGCGCCGGACTGCGCAAGAAGCTCAGCGAGGTCGGCATCATCGACTCCCCGAGCTGAGTCGGCCATGCGCACGACCGTCACCAGACTGACGCGCGACGAGTGGACCGCGCGCGCAGCGGCCCATGCCGAACGTGCCGACGCTCTCACCGCGGCGCACCGCGAGCGCGCGCAGCGACGCGAGAAGCACCCGGTGCACGACTTCTTGTTCACGTACTACGCGTACAAGCCGTCGCAGTTGCGCCGGTGGCATCCGGGCGCCGGGGTCACACTCGCCGAGGCGACCGAACGCGCGGAGTGGCGCTGGTACCGCGCCGGCGACGCGCCGGGCGACGTCGTCCCCGACGACACTGCCTTCCGCGCCGAGAAGCCGCAGCTCGCGGATCTGATCGAGCGGATGCTGCGACGCACGGCCGCACGTCCCGCGCAGTTCGGGTGCTTCGGCCTGCACGAGTGGGCGATGGTGTACCGCACCGCCGAGCACCGGCATCCGATCCCCCTGCGCCTGGGTGCGGAGGGAACGGATGCCGTCGTCGAGGCGAACGACCTGCGGTGCACGCACTTCGACGCGTTCCGGTTCTTCACGGACGATGCCGTCCCCCGCAACCGGCTGGCGCTGACCCGAGAATCGCAGCCCGACCTGGAGCAGCCCGGGTGCCTGCACGCCGGGATGGACTTGTACAAGTGGGCGGTCAAGCTCGGTCCGCTCGTGCCGGGGGAACTGCTGCTGGATGCCTTCGAGCTGGCCCGCGACATCCGCATGCTCGATATGCAGGCAGCTCCCTACGATCTGTCGGCCTGGGACGTACAGCCGGTGCCGATCGAGACGGCAGCGGGCAAAGCCGAGTACGTGCGCCAGCAGCGCGTCTTCGCCGAACGCGGCGCCGCGCTGCGGGCCGACCTTCTGACGGCCTGGCTGGGCGAGGCTACCGACTGACGCGTGACCGTCCTCACTCGGTGGCGTCAGCGTGCTGCATCCGCAGAGCCATCACACGTTCCGCCGCATCCTGCAGGCGCGCGGAGGGCAACCGCCCCTCTTCGACCGCCGCGATGATGCCCGACACCATCTCCGACGCCGTCTGGGGCGTCGAGCCCGCCACCATCAGCACCATGTCGTTGCCGGCGGCGAGCGCGGCGACGGCGTTGCCGACCGGGTCGGCGTATGCTGCGACACCAGACGAGAGCAGCATGCCGAGGTCGTCGGTGATCATGACCCCCTCGAACCCGAGTTCATCTCGAGCGATGTCGTGCCAGCGCGCCGACATCGAGGCCGGTGCGGCATCGATGGCGGTGAAGGCGAGGTGCCCGAACATGAGCAGCTCTGCGCCCGCCTCGATTCCGGCGGCGAAGGGCTTGGCATCGGCGTCGCGCCACTGAGCGAGGGCGAGCGCGGTGGTCGGGATGCTGTGATGCGAGTCGCCCGGTGCTGCGCCGTGCCCGGGAAAGTGCTTGAGCGTCGAGTACACGAGCCCTTGTTCGCCTGCGACGGCCGCCGCCGTCCGTTCGGCCGCACCGTCGGCATCCGCGCCGAGGGCACGTGAGGCGATGAACGACCCGGCGTCGGCGGGCACGTCGGCGACGATCCCGAAGTTCACGTTCGCGCCCGCCGCGGCGACCAGCGCGGCCCGTTCGGCGAAGACGCGGCGGGTCTCGTCGGGAGCGGCGTGCTGCAGCGCCCGACCGGCGGGCAGGTCATCCCAGGGCAGCCGCGAGACGACGCCGCCCTCCTGGTCGATCGCGATCAGCGGAGGCAGCGCGGGGTCCATCGTCAGCGCGGCGCTGAACGTCTGCACCTGCTCGGGGCCGGCGGTGGTGTTCGCCCCCATCAGCAGGAAGCCACCGAGACCGGACTGCATGTAGGCACGAGCGGCGTCCGGATCATCGGTCGGGATGTGCCCCATCACGACGCTGGCCGCACGCTCGGCGATGCTCATCCCTCGTACGGCTTCTTCGACCGGATCCAGCGTCGGCGTCGGGGTCGGCGTCGCCGTGGGCGTGGTGCTCGGCGACGCGGATGCCCGAGGCGGGACGGTCGATGCGCAGGAGACGGTCAGCACACCCGCGATCAGAGTGACCGCCATGGCTCGGAGAAATCGGCGGCCCATACCTCGAGGGTAGCGGTGAGGGTGCGTTGCTACAATCGCGGGGTAGACGACCCGCGGGACGACCCGAGGGCGATGATCAGAGCTGGGACGACCCCGCAGATTCGGCTTCTCCCGATGTTCGCATCCACTCTCGTCCGTACCGTCCTGACACCGGTCGTGCTCCTGCGTCTCGGGCTGGGTTGGGGACTCTTCGGCACGCTACTGGTGCTCTCTCCCCTGCTCACCGGCCCTCTGCCGGCGTTCGTGCTCTGGTCCGTGCTGCTGCTCATCATCACGGTGATCACCGTGAGCGCGTTCGGCGTCGTCACCGAGGCCGAACACCTCGCCCGGCGACTCGGCGACCCGTACGGCACGCTCGTACTCACGCTGTCGATCGTCCTGATCGAGGTGATCCTCATCTCGGCGGTGCTGCTGGGGCCCGGTGAGCACCCCACGATCGCCCGCGACTCGGTGATGGCCGTGTCGATGATCATCCTCAACCTCGTCGCGGGCACCGCTCTGATGGTCGGCGGGCTGCGGCACGGGGCGCTTCGCGCGAACGGAGCCGGGGTCTCGGCGTACGTGGCGATGCTGGTCGTCCTGTTGGCGACGGCGTTCGCCTTCCCCGCCCTGATCGGCTCCGGCGGCACCTACACGCCGGCGCAGGCCATCCCCGTGATCGTACTGACTCTGGGGCTCTACGTGTTCTTCCTCGTGCGACAGATGGGCGCGCAACGCGGTGATTTCCAAGAGGTCGGCGCGTCCGCGGCATCCGAGACGCATGCCGGCATCCGCGAGGTGATCCGCCGCCATCGGGGCGAACTCATCGCCCGCACCCTGCTGCTGATCGCCACGGTGACACCGATCGTGCTGCTGTCGCACGACATGGCGACGCTGCTCGATGACGGGCTCGAACGCCTCGGTGCGCCTGTCGCGCTCTCCGGCATCCTGATCGCGATGATCGTGTTCCTGCCCGAGACGATCACCGCGATCCGCGCCGCTCATGCGGGCGAGCTGCAGCGCGTGAGCAATCTCTGCCACGGCGCGCTCGTCTCGACGGTCGGGCTGACGATCCCGGTCGTGCTGGCGATCGGCATGCTGACCGGGCGACCGATCATCCTCGCCGAGAGCCCCGCCGCCCTGGTGCTGCTGGGGGTGTCGATGCTGCTGACCATCGCGACGTTCCTGGGCCGCCGGACCGGCGCCCTGCACGGGGCCGCCCATCTGATGCTGTTCGTGATGTACGCGCTGACCGTGTTCGCCTGATCGGAACAGTGAGCGGCGCACCGTCCCGGTAGCCATCCGGCCCGCCGCACCCGCGGTACGGTGACCACATGCGTCGTCGCCGTACCGTTCCCGCAGCCGCCACGTCGACGGCCGCGCGCGCCCGGTACGCGAAGCGCCGCCAGCGCCGCGTGGCGCGTGCCGACAACGACCTCACCGCTGAGCAATGGGAGACGCTGCGGGACGCATGGGGCGGGTGCGCCTACTGCTCAGCATCCGACGTCGCCGTGCAGCGCGACTGCATCCAGCCGATCTCGCGCGGCGGCCGCTACACCTTCACCAACGTGGTGCCTGCGTGCGCGTCGTGCAATGCCAGCAAGAGCAATGACGAGGTCACGGCTTGGCTGCGCCGCAAGAAGCTCGACGAACGGATGTTCCTGCTGCGTCACGCCGAGATCCTCGGTGCGGCTCGCGCTGCGGACCAGTGACGACTGCGCCGTCCTACGACGGGCCGGTGTCAGCGCGACCGGCGAACGACTCCTGAACCGCGAGCTGCTGTAGGCGTTCCAGCGTTGTGGGAATGGGGTCCGCTGGCCCTCCGAGCATCTGTGTGTGCACGCGCAGGCCCGGCAGCAGGAAGCTCAATTGACGCGCACTCATCATCGTGCGGGCGGGCTCCGGGAACACCGACAGCACGCCCAGTTGCGCGACCATCGTCACGAGGTCAACCGCCATCACGTCCGCTCGCAGATCGCCCTGTTCCTTCGCCCGCTCGACGTGCACGTTCAAGCGCTGCTCGAGATCGTGGCCGAGCGTCGAGGCGGGATCGATGCGCGCCATACGGCGCGCGGCCGCGGCGAACGCCGGGTGCGCGTTCATCATCGCCACCGAGCGCTCGAGATAGCCGACAACTCCCGCCCAGCCATCGGGTGCGTCCTCGAGCGCATCGAACACGGCCACGAACGCGTCGTATGTGCGCTCGTACAGAGCACGAACAACGTCATCGTGCGTCGGAAACCGCCGGTACACGGTAGCCACTCCCACACCGGCCTCATGGGCGAGGTCATTCAGTGAGAACTCGAGCCCGACATCGGCGAACAGTCGTTCGGCCGCATCGAGGATCAGTCGCCGACTGCGGGAAACCTCAGGGCGCGGACGTTGCGGAACGCTCATGCGATCTGACGATAGCAACAACCGGGAGACCCCTGAGGACGGAGCTGGTCGTTGACGCACCTCAGGCTAAGTGATAAAAATTATCCACATAGCATCAGGCGTGATCACACACAGACAGCGAAGAGGTGGATCGATGACACAGCGACATGTACAGGGGCAACGGCTTCTGCCCCCGCCGATACGGCTAGCGCTCGCACTGTGTGTGGCCGTTGCCGTCGTGGCGGGGGCGCTGACGACCCCGAAAGCGGCGTGGTCCGACACCACGGCGGCCAACATCGTCCCGGGCCAAGGTATGGAAGTCCTTTCGCACTTCAGCACCGATGACCCCACTCAGCGTGACTGGAATCCGACCGTGTCGATGCGCGTAGGCGCAGAGGACCTCGCCTCGCAGTACGTGCGCATCGTGCTGGAGAACGGCCAGTGCTTGACCGACCAGTGGACCTACAGCAACGCCAACTACTTCGGCGACCGCGTCTGGGATCACATCGGACAGACGTGTTCATCCGTCAACACCAAACAACAGTTCATGATCATTCCCCTGGCGCAATCGCCTGCGGGCGACAGCACCCCCTCCGAGCACCAGTTCCGCATCGTGAGCGTGGCGAGTGGCAAGTGCTTCTTCAGCCGCTATGACGGACTGAACGGCTACGGCAACACCCTGCCGTCAGACCCGCGCGCCGCCCAGACGCCGATGCGCGGGTTCATCGAGTGCGGCGCCGACCACTACCTGAAGCCGAACGCATTCGACACGCCGGATGCCATCCGCGTCAATGTCGATCCCAAGGCACAGTCCTTCGGCATCTACAACGATGCCCAGGACTCGGCAGGACTCTGGGTGCACTGGTCCTGGTTGCTGAAGCGAGCGATGGCGCAGGGTGCGTTCGATTGCGTCGCCAGCGGAGGGGCGACGTGCCAGGTACGACTGCCAGGGTCGACCGCATGGTTGACTCCCAGCGACTCCGCGATCGCTGCTAGCGGCGTGCAGACAGAACGGCTGCTCGGGTGCGGCGCACCGAACGGCCACGGTCCGGCGTTCTTCCAGAACAACGGCCCGAACGGGCAGGACCACGCGGTCAGCACCACTATGACGAGCAGCCACTCGAGCACGACGAGCGATACGCATAGCGGCTCGATCAGCATCGGCGTGAGCGGCGGGGTGAAGGATGTGTGGGAGGCGAGCACCGAGGTCTCATACACGTACGAGCACGAGACAGCGACAACCGAGAGCGATTCGGTCTCTCGGACAGTGGAGGACACCGTCAGCATCCCACACGGCTACTACTTCATGTACTCGTGGAGCGGCACCGTGTACACGCTCGAGGGCGACTGGAAGTACAGCCTGCGTGGCAACGACACCGGATTCATTTCACATGTCAGCTCGTCCTACCCCGCAAGCGTCGGCGGAGCCGACATGCAGACGGTTACCGCGAATGTGACTCAGACCAAGAAGAACTGCTACGCCGGACCGAAG
Protein-coding sequences here:
- a CDS encoding 3-methyladenine DNA glycosylase, which translates into the protein MRTTVTRLTRDEWTARAAAHAERADALTAAHRERAQRREKHPVHDFLFTYYAYKPSQLRRWHPGAGVTLAEATERAEWRWYRAGDAPGDVVPDDTAFRAEKPQLADLIERMLRRTAARPAQFGCFGLHEWAMVYRTAEHRHPIPLRLGAEGTDAVVEANDLRCTHFDAFRFFTDDAVPRNRLALTRESQPDLEQPGCLHAGMDLYKWAVKLGPLVPGELLLDAFELARDIRMLDMQAAPYDLSAWDVQPVPIETAAGKAEYVRQQRVFAERGAALRADLLTAWLGEATD
- a CDS encoding glycoside hydrolase family 3 N-terminal domain-containing protein, which produces MAVTLIAGVLTVSCASTVPPRASASPSTTPTATPTPTPTLDPVEEAVRGMSIAERAASVVMGHIPTDDPDAARAYMQSGLGGFLLMGANTTAGPEQVQTFSAALTMDPALPPLIAIDQEGGVVSRLPWDDLPAGRALQHAAPDETRRVFAERAALVAAAGANVNFGIVADVPADAGSFIASRALGADADGAAERTAAAVAGEQGLVYSTLKHFPGHGAAPGDSHHSIPTTALALAQWRDADAKPFAAGIEAGAELLMFGHLAFTAIDAAPASMSARWHDIARDELGFEGVMITDDLGMLLSSGVAAYADPVGNAVAALAAGNDMVLMVAGSTPQTASEMVSGIIAAVEEGRLPSARLQDAAERVMALRMQHADATE
- a CDS encoding calcium:proton antiporter; the protein is MFASTLVRTVLTPVVLLRLGLGWGLFGTLLVLSPLLTGPLPAFVLWSVLLLIITVITVSAFGVVTEAEHLARRLGDPYGTLVLTLSIVLIEVILISAVLLGPGEHPTIARDSVMAVSMIILNLVAGTALMVGGLRHGALRANGAGVSAYVAMLVVLLATAFAFPALIGSGGTYTPAQAIPVIVLTLGLYVFFLVRQMGAQRGDFQEVGASAASETHAGIREVIRRHRGELIARTLLLIATVTPIVLLSHDMATLLDDGLERLGAPVALSGILIAMIVFLPETITAIRAAHAGELQRVSNLCHGALVSTVGLTIPVVLAIGMLTGRPIILAESPAALVLLGVSMLLTIATFLGRRTGALHGAAHLMLFVMYALTVFA
- a CDS encoding HNH endonuclease, whose translation is MRRRRTVPAAATSTAARARYAKRRQRRVARADNDLTAEQWETLRDAWGGCAYCSASDVAVQRDCIQPISRGGRYTFTNVVPACASCNASKSNDEVTAWLRRKKLDERMFLLRHAEILGAARAADQ
- a CDS encoding TetR/AcrR family transcriptional regulator, whose amino-acid sequence is MSVPQRPRPEVSRSRRLILDAAERLFADVGLEFSLNDLAHEAGVGVATVYRRFPTHDDVVRALYERTYDAFVAVFDALEDAPDGWAGVVGYLERSVAMMNAHPAFAAAARRMARIDPASTLGHDLEQRLNVHVERAKEQGDLRADVMAVDLVTMVAQLGVLSVFPEPARTMMSARQLSFLLPGLRVHTQMLGGPADPIPTTLERLQQLAVQESFAGRADTGPS